The Synchiropus splendidus isolate RoL2022-P1 chromosome 1, RoL_Sspl_1.0, whole genome shotgun sequence genome includes a window with the following:
- the faslg gene encoding tumor necrosis factor ligand superfamily member 6, with protein MMNQNQNYPHPGVFVVDAGGGQQPLNQYPYHGPSWSFPPAQEVMRKKRKSYSFMGVSSGLVMVVLLLFLLVFVAMGYGTYKIFKMQEQLSRMAQVNHAKEFRVAEKQIGFRNNTAEKEKKASRAAAHVIGRIETKVFHKTLRWDPRIGRAFVTEGVTYQGKEGALQINEAGLYHIYCRVELTVPHCTSTFSFIHSVLVKRVGQSSPLTLMEAHEVGFCPSRLKESWTKESYLASAVLLQQDDKVFVNVSHPRDVRHSEHANFFGLYKV; from the exons ATGATGAACCAAAATCAGAACTATCCACACCCGGGGGTGTTCGTGGTGGATGCGGGTGGAGGTCAGCAGCCTTTAAATCAGTATCCATATCATGGGCCCAGCTGGTCCTTTCCACCTGCTCAGGAGGTGAtgaggaaaaagaggaagagctACAGCTTCATGGGAGTGAGCTCGGGGCTGGTGATGGTGGTGTTGCTCCTCTTTCTGCTCGTGTTTGTGGCCATGGGATATGGAACCTACAAGATCTTCAAGATGCAGGAGCAGCTGTCAAGAATGGCTCAG GTGAATCATGCGAAGGAATTTAGAGTGGCGGAAAAACAGATTG GCTTTCGTAATAACACTgcggagaaagagaagaaagcgAGCAGAGCTGCAGCACACGTCATAG gACGGATAGAGACCAAGGTGTTTCACAAAACGTTGCGCTGGGATCCACGCATAGGTCGGGCCTTTGTGACTGAAGGTGTGACTTACCAGGGCAAAGAGGGAGCTCTGCAGATCAATGAGGCTGGCCTTTACCACATTTACTGCAGAGTGGAGCTGACAGTGCCCCACTgcacctccaccttctccttTATCCATTCTGTGTTGGTGAAGAGAGTAGGACAGTCCTCCCCTCTCACCCTGATGGAGGCCCATGAAGTCGGGTTCTGCCCCTCGCGACTGAAGGAGTCATGGACTAAAGAGAGTTACCTGGCTTCTgcagtgctgctgcagcaggatgaCAAAGTCTTCGTGAATGTTTCACACCCTCGTGATGTTAGACATTCAGAACATGCCAACTTTTTTGGTCTATACAAGGTTTAG